A part of Toxotes jaculatrix isolate fToxJac2 chromosome 24, fToxJac2.pri, whole genome shotgun sequence genomic DNA contains:
- the LOC121177865 gene encoding target of Nesh-SH3-like isoform X20 has protein sequence MASIALLLRVLLLLLGASVLFSGVPAQRIRVRRQNMKVRINATGDTIVMKFVRPSPDVKLEGYILGYGSSMFSKQFIQLPENGQPYETEMDAEPKYLVAVQPIPVNDVKKHCTGKVNLERPLHLVIGSISPTAVLLSWGNYLKTPYEGNIMNECLEDGFYTIRYRERNRKWIYQTCPTSDTVIDNLKPNTPYEFGVRSNKDDRSGTWSKPVIHNTNMGNKNAQKYKLRNSLIKPMKPHGPHTLGPVHPALHNRTHPEFPSLKSPGFPGAPRTSFVNGQPRRGMSPPKPALWSRPRLGSPAHPTINKRPNMVGKPGETVKVSSFKQTDKLPVHKHNVPPATAKPTKQERRQTTTVPPTTAATRQETWEDSDLFKSQPTSDVDAMGKKRYVAPHVIYQTGKKPDEPCSITSSLNYFPEDEPGETNVTAPPKSPPSNLTVVTVEGCPSFIILDWEKTDNVTTEYEVISTAKGPDGEQVSILTTNQTHTTVENLKPESSYEFKVKPKNELGAGPPSEPVSFNTESADPRVSENVSGKDAIWTQFPFKTDSYSDCHGKQYVKRTWYRKFVGVQLCNSLRYKIYLSDSLNGKFYNIGDQTGFGEDHCQFVDSFLDGRTGRQLRADQLLSRPGFYRAVRQEPVHFGQIGGHSHVNYVSWYECGTPIPGKW, from the exons ATGGCGAGCATCGCTCTTCTCCTGCGagtcctcctcctgctgctcggAGCGTCGGTTCTCTTCAGCGGCGTCCCTGCACAGAGGATCAGAG TTCGGCGTCAGAACATGAAGGTTCGGATCAACGCCACCGGCGACACCATCGTGATGAAGTTTGTGCGTCCGAGTCCTGACGTGAAGCTGGAGGGTTATATTCTGGGATACGGCAGCAGCATGTTCTCCAAACAGTTCATCCAGCTGCCAGAGAATGGACAGCCCTACGAGACGGAGATGG ACGCAGAGCCCAAGTACCTGGTGGCTGTGCAGCCAATCCCTGTCAACGATGTGAAGAAACACTGCACAG GTAAGGTGAACCTGGAGAGGCCGCTCCACCTGGTAATTGGCTCCATCAGCCCGACGGCAGTGCTGCTGTCCTGGGGAAACTACCTGAAAACGCCCTACGAAGGGAACATCATGAACGAGTGTCTGGAGGACGG GTTTTACACCATCCGCTacagggagagaaacaggaagtggatttACCAGACCTGCCCGACCAGCGACACGGTCATCGACAACCTGAAACCCAATACGCCGTACGAGTTCGGTGTGCGATCGAACAAGGACGACCGCAGTGGCACGTGGAGCAAACCGGTCATCCACAACACCAACATGGGCA ataaaaatgCACAGAAGTACAAGCTGAGAAACTCTCTCATCAAGCCGATG aaaCCTCATGGACCTCACACTCTGGGTCCTGTTCATCCAG CTCTGCACAACCGGACACATCCTGAATTTCCTTCACTCAAAAGCCCAGGTTTCCCCGGAGCTCCACGCACTTCCTTTG TAAATGGACAGCCACGCCGGGGCATGTCCCCGCCTAAACCAGCCTTATGGTCCAGACCTCgactgg GATCCCCGGCTCACCCAACGATCAACAAGAGGCCCAACATGGTGGGAAAACCCGGAGAAACAG TGAAGGTGAGCAGCTTTAAGCAGACAGACAAGCTGCCAGTCCACAAACACAATGTCCCACCAGCAACCGCCAAGCCAACCAAACAGGAGCGGAGACAGACCACAACTGTTCCACCCACAACAGCTG CGACCCGACAGGAAACCTGGGAGGACTCAGACCTGTTCAAATCACAGCCAACCTCTGATGTCGACGCCATGGGCAAGAAACGCTACGTGG CGCCTCACGTCATCTACCAAACAGGAAAGAAACCGGACGAGCCTTgctccatcacctcctccctcaACTACTTTCCTGAAGACGAACCAGGCGAAACAAACGTGACAGCTCCACCCAAGAGCCCGCCCTCCAACCTCACTGTAGTAACGGTGGAGGGATGCCCGTCCTTCATCATCCTGGACTGGGAGAAAACTGACAATGTCACCACAG AGTATGAAGTCATCTCCACCGCTAAAGGACCTGATGGCGAGCAGGTGTCCATCCTGACCACCAACCAGACTCACACTACCGTGGAGAACCTCAAACCtgagagcag TTACGAGTTCAAGGTGAAGCCAAAGAACGAGCTGGGTGCAGGTCCTCCCAGTGAACCGGTGTCCTTCAACACAGAGTCCG CGGATCCTCGGGTCAGCGAGAACGTTTCAG GTAAAGACGCCATCTGGACTCAGTTCCCCTTTAAGACGGACTCGTACTCTGACTGCCACGGTAAACAGTACGTGAAGAGGACCTGGTACCGCAAGTTTGTGGGCGTCCAGCTGTGTAACTCACTCAGGTACAAGATCTACCTGAGCGACTCGCTCAACG GTAAATTCTACAACATCGGAGATCAGACCGGCTTCGGCGAGGATCACTGTCAGTTCGTCGATTCCTTCCTGGATGGAAGGACAGGCCGGCAGCTGAGAGCCGACCAGCTACTGTCCAGACCCG GTTTCTACAGAGCCGTGCGTCAGGAGCCCGTCCACTTTGGCCAGATTGGAGGACACTCCCACGTCAACTACGTCTCATGGTACGAGTGTGGAACGCCCATCCCTGGCAAATGGTAG
- the LOC121177865 gene encoding target of Nesh-SH3-like isoform X23, whose translation MASIALLLRVLLLLLGASVLFSGVPAQRIRVRRQNMKVRINATGDTIVMKFVRPSPDVKLEGYILGYGSSMFSKQFIQLPENGQPYETEMDAEPKYLVAVQPIPVNDVKKHCTGKVNLERPLHLVIGSISPTAVLLSWGNYLKTPYEGNIMNECLEDGFYTIRYRERNRKWIYQTCPTSDTVIDNLKPNTPYEFGVRSNKDDRSGTWSKPVIHNTNMGNKNAQKYKLRNSLIKPMKPHGPHTLGPVHPVNGQPRRGMSPPKPALWSRPRLGSPAHPTINKRPNMVGKPGETVKVSSFKQTDKLPVHKHNVPPATAKPTKQERRQTTTVPPTTAATRQETWEDSDLFKSQPTSDVDAMGKKRYVAPHVIYQTGKKPDEPCSITSSLNYFPEDEPGETNVTAPPKSPPSNLTVVTVEGCPSFIILDWEKTDNVTTEYEVISTAKGPDGEQVSILTTNQTHTTVENLKPESSYEFKVKPKNELGAGPPSEPVSFNTESADPRVSENVSGKDAIWTQFPFKTDSYSDCHGKQYVKRTWYRKFVGVQLCNSLRYKIYLSDSLNGKFYNIGDQTGFGEDHCQFVDSFLDGRTGRQLRADQLLSRPGFYRAVRQEPVHFGQIGGHSHVNYVSWYECGTPIPGKW comes from the exons ATGGCGAGCATCGCTCTTCTCCTGCGagtcctcctcctgctgctcggAGCGTCGGTTCTCTTCAGCGGCGTCCCTGCACAGAGGATCAGAG TTCGGCGTCAGAACATGAAGGTTCGGATCAACGCCACCGGCGACACCATCGTGATGAAGTTTGTGCGTCCGAGTCCTGACGTGAAGCTGGAGGGTTATATTCTGGGATACGGCAGCAGCATGTTCTCCAAACAGTTCATCCAGCTGCCAGAGAATGGACAGCCCTACGAGACGGAGATGG ACGCAGAGCCCAAGTACCTGGTGGCTGTGCAGCCAATCCCTGTCAACGATGTGAAGAAACACTGCACAG GTAAGGTGAACCTGGAGAGGCCGCTCCACCTGGTAATTGGCTCCATCAGCCCGACGGCAGTGCTGCTGTCCTGGGGAAACTACCTGAAAACGCCCTACGAAGGGAACATCATGAACGAGTGTCTGGAGGACGG GTTTTACACCATCCGCTacagggagagaaacaggaagtggatttACCAGACCTGCCCGACCAGCGACACGGTCATCGACAACCTGAAACCCAATACGCCGTACGAGTTCGGTGTGCGATCGAACAAGGACGACCGCAGTGGCACGTGGAGCAAACCGGTCATCCACAACACCAACATGGGCA ataaaaatgCACAGAAGTACAAGCTGAGAAACTCTCTCATCAAGCCGATG aaaCCTCATGGACCTCACACTCTGGGTCCTGTTCATCCAG TAAATGGACAGCCACGCCGGGGCATGTCCCCGCCTAAACCAGCCTTATGGTCCAGACCTCgactgg GATCCCCGGCTCACCCAACGATCAACAAGAGGCCCAACATGGTGGGAAAACCCGGAGAAACAG TGAAGGTGAGCAGCTTTAAGCAGACAGACAAGCTGCCAGTCCACAAACACAATGTCCCACCAGCAACCGCCAAGCCAACCAAACAGGAGCGGAGACAGACCACAACTGTTCCACCCACAACAGCTG CGACCCGACAGGAAACCTGGGAGGACTCAGACCTGTTCAAATCACAGCCAACCTCTGATGTCGACGCCATGGGCAAGAAACGCTACGTGG CGCCTCACGTCATCTACCAAACAGGAAAGAAACCGGACGAGCCTTgctccatcacctcctccctcaACTACTTTCCTGAAGACGAACCAGGCGAAACAAACGTGACAGCTCCACCCAAGAGCCCGCCCTCCAACCTCACTGTAGTAACGGTGGAGGGATGCCCGTCCTTCATCATCCTGGACTGGGAGAAAACTGACAATGTCACCACAG AGTATGAAGTCATCTCCACCGCTAAAGGACCTGATGGCGAGCAGGTGTCCATCCTGACCACCAACCAGACTCACACTACCGTGGAGAACCTCAAACCtgagagcag TTACGAGTTCAAGGTGAAGCCAAAGAACGAGCTGGGTGCAGGTCCTCCCAGTGAACCGGTGTCCTTCAACACAGAGTCCG CGGATCCTCGGGTCAGCGAGAACGTTTCAG GTAAAGACGCCATCTGGACTCAGTTCCCCTTTAAGACGGACTCGTACTCTGACTGCCACGGTAAACAGTACGTGAAGAGGACCTGGTACCGCAAGTTTGTGGGCGTCCAGCTGTGTAACTCACTCAGGTACAAGATCTACCTGAGCGACTCGCTCAACG GTAAATTCTACAACATCGGAGATCAGACCGGCTTCGGCGAGGATCACTGTCAGTTCGTCGATTCCTTCCTGGATGGAAGGACAGGCCGGCAGCTGAGAGCCGACCAGCTACTGTCCAGACCCG GTTTCTACAGAGCCGTGCGTCAGGAGCCCGTCCACTTTGGCCAGATTGGAGGACACTCCCACGTCAACTACGTCTCATGGTACGAGTGTGGAACGCCCATCCCTGGCAAATGGTAG
- the LOC121177865 gene encoding target of Nesh-SH3-like isoform X22: MASIALLLRVLLLLLGASVLFSGVPAQRIRVRRQNMKVRINATGDTIVMKFVRPSPDVKLEGYILGYGSSMFSKQFIQLPENGQPYETEMDAEPKYLVAVQPIPVNDVKKHCTGKVNLERPLHLVIGSISPTAVLLSWGNYLKTPYEGNIMNECLEDGFYTIRYRERNRKWIYQTCPTSDTVIDNLKPNTPYEFGVRSNKDDRSGTWSKPVIHNTNMGNKNAQKYKLRNSLIKPMKPHGPHTLGPVHPALHNRTHPEFPSLKSPGFPGAPRTSFGSPAHPTINKRPNMVGKPGETVKVSSFKQTDKLPVHKHNVPPATAKPTKQERRQTTTVPPTTAATRQETWEDSDLFKSQPTSDVDAMGKKRYVAPHVIYQTGKKPDEPCSITSSLNYFPEDEPGETNVTAPPKSPPSNLTVVTVEGCPSFIILDWEKTDNVTTEYEVISTAKGPDGEQVSILTTNQTHTTVENLKPESSYEFKVKPKNELGAGPPSEPVSFNTESADPRVSENVSGKDAIWTQFPFKTDSYSDCHGKQYVKRTWYRKFVGVQLCNSLRYKIYLSDSLNGKFYNIGDQTGFGEDHCQFVDSFLDGRTGRQLRADQLLSRPGFYRAVRQEPVHFGQIGGHSHVNYVSWYECGTPIPGKW; the protein is encoded by the exons ATGGCGAGCATCGCTCTTCTCCTGCGagtcctcctcctgctgctcggAGCGTCGGTTCTCTTCAGCGGCGTCCCTGCACAGAGGATCAGAG TTCGGCGTCAGAACATGAAGGTTCGGATCAACGCCACCGGCGACACCATCGTGATGAAGTTTGTGCGTCCGAGTCCTGACGTGAAGCTGGAGGGTTATATTCTGGGATACGGCAGCAGCATGTTCTCCAAACAGTTCATCCAGCTGCCAGAGAATGGACAGCCCTACGAGACGGAGATGG ACGCAGAGCCCAAGTACCTGGTGGCTGTGCAGCCAATCCCTGTCAACGATGTGAAGAAACACTGCACAG GTAAGGTGAACCTGGAGAGGCCGCTCCACCTGGTAATTGGCTCCATCAGCCCGACGGCAGTGCTGCTGTCCTGGGGAAACTACCTGAAAACGCCCTACGAAGGGAACATCATGAACGAGTGTCTGGAGGACGG GTTTTACACCATCCGCTacagggagagaaacaggaagtggatttACCAGACCTGCCCGACCAGCGACACGGTCATCGACAACCTGAAACCCAATACGCCGTACGAGTTCGGTGTGCGATCGAACAAGGACGACCGCAGTGGCACGTGGAGCAAACCGGTCATCCACAACACCAACATGGGCA ataaaaatgCACAGAAGTACAAGCTGAGAAACTCTCTCATCAAGCCGATG aaaCCTCATGGACCTCACACTCTGGGTCCTGTTCATCCAG CTCTGCACAACCGGACACATCCTGAATTTCCTTCACTCAAAAGCCCAGGTTTCCCCGGAGCTCCACGCACTTCCTTTG GATCCCCGGCTCACCCAACGATCAACAAGAGGCCCAACATGGTGGGAAAACCCGGAGAAACAG TGAAGGTGAGCAGCTTTAAGCAGACAGACAAGCTGCCAGTCCACAAACACAATGTCCCACCAGCAACCGCCAAGCCAACCAAACAGGAGCGGAGACAGACCACAACTGTTCCACCCACAACAGCTG CGACCCGACAGGAAACCTGGGAGGACTCAGACCTGTTCAAATCACAGCCAACCTCTGATGTCGACGCCATGGGCAAGAAACGCTACGTGG CGCCTCACGTCATCTACCAAACAGGAAAGAAACCGGACGAGCCTTgctccatcacctcctccctcaACTACTTTCCTGAAGACGAACCAGGCGAAACAAACGTGACAGCTCCACCCAAGAGCCCGCCCTCCAACCTCACTGTAGTAACGGTGGAGGGATGCCCGTCCTTCATCATCCTGGACTGGGAGAAAACTGACAATGTCACCACAG AGTATGAAGTCATCTCCACCGCTAAAGGACCTGATGGCGAGCAGGTGTCCATCCTGACCACCAACCAGACTCACACTACCGTGGAGAACCTCAAACCtgagagcag TTACGAGTTCAAGGTGAAGCCAAAGAACGAGCTGGGTGCAGGTCCTCCCAGTGAACCGGTGTCCTTCAACACAGAGTCCG CGGATCCTCGGGTCAGCGAGAACGTTTCAG GTAAAGACGCCATCTGGACTCAGTTCCCCTTTAAGACGGACTCGTACTCTGACTGCCACGGTAAACAGTACGTGAAGAGGACCTGGTACCGCAAGTTTGTGGGCGTCCAGCTGTGTAACTCACTCAGGTACAAGATCTACCTGAGCGACTCGCTCAACG GTAAATTCTACAACATCGGAGATCAGACCGGCTTCGGCGAGGATCACTGTCAGTTCGTCGATTCCTTCCTGGATGGAAGGACAGGCCGGCAGCTGAGAGCCGACCAGCTACTGTCCAGACCCG GTTTCTACAGAGCCGTGCGTCAGGAGCCCGTCCACTTTGGCCAGATTGGAGGACACTCCCACGTCAACTACGTCTCATGGTACGAGTGTGGAACGCCCATCCCTGGCAAATGGTAG
- the LOC121177865 gene encoding target of Nesh-SH3-like isoform X2: protein MASIALLLRVLLLLLGASVLFSGVPAQRIRVRRQNMKVRINATGDTIVMKFVRPSPDVKLEGYILGYGSSMFSKQFIQLPENGQPYETEMDAEPKYLVAVQPIPVNDVKKHCTGKVNLERPLHLVIGSISPTAVLLSWGNYLKTPYEGNIMNECLEDGFYTIRYRERNRKWIYQTCPTSDTVIDNLKPNTPYEFGVRSNKDDRSGTWSKPVIHNTNMGNKNAQKYKLRNSLIKPMKPHGPHTLGPVHPALHNRTHPEFPSLKSPGFPGAPRTSFAPPESQKETLPLPGSAEPKWPHVSLDKGNSVKNDTNRPVDPPPSALPRLLPTKAPSANTTASPVTKLPSHGDSLQGQTAKAPSNAPEKPHNPAAFGKSQDGSSLLRTALANERAKTNSWGQGSKRNPSPSLPLQPYNPAATTVIRSMRPASRIPPFPFSNGFRQPHSSSRPSNSSPTSGILGVNNSLLEDKKSEFPDVFGRAGPTVEERFYGSPAHPTINKRPNMVGKPGETVKVSSFKQTDKLPVHKHNVPPATAKPTKQERRQTTTVPPTTAATRQETWEDSDLFKSQPTSDVDAMGKKRYVAPHVIYQTGKKPDEPCSITSSLNYFPEDEPGETNVTAPPKSPPSNLTVVTVEGCPSFIILDWEKTDNVTTEYEVISTAKGPDGEQVSILTTNQTHTTVENLKPESSYEFKVKPKNELGAGPPSEPVSFNTESADPRVSENVSGKDAIWTQFPFKTDSYSDCHGKQYVKRTWYRKFVGVQLCNSLRYKIYLSDSLNGKFYNIGDQTGFGEDHCQFVDSFLDGRTGRQLRADQLLSRPGFYRAVRQEPVHFGQIGGHSHVNYVSWYECGTPIPGKW from the exons ATGGCGAGCATCGCTCTTCTCCTGCGagtcctcctcctgctgctcggAGCGTCGGTTCTCTTCAGCGGCGTCCCTGCACAGAGGATCAGAG TTCGGCGTCAGAACATGAAGGTTCGGATCAACGCCACCGGCGACACCATCGTGATGAAGTTTGTGCGTCCGAGTCCTGACGTGAAGCTGGAGGGTTATATTCTGGGATACGGCAGCAGCATGTTCTCCAAACAGTTCATCCAGCTGCCAGAGAATGGACAGCCCTACGAGACGGAGATGG ACGCAGAGCCCAAGTACCTGGTGGCTGTGCAGCCAATCCCTGTCAACGATGTGAAGAAACACTGCACAG GTAAGGTGAACCTGGAGAGGCCGCTCCACCTGGTAATTGGCTCCATCAGCCCGACGGCAGTGCTGCTGTCCTGGGGAAACTACCTGAAAACGCCCTACGAAGGGAACATCATGAACGAGTGTCTGGAGGACGG GTTTTACACCATCCGCTacagggagagaaacaggaagtggatttACCAGACCTGCCCGACCAGCGACACGGTCATCGACAACCTGAAACCCAATACGCCGTACGAGTTCGGTGTGCGATCGAACAAGGACGACCGCAGTGGCACGTGGAGCAAACCGGTCATCCACAACACCAACATGGGCA ataaaaatgCACAGAAGTACAAGCTGAGAAACTCTCTCATCAAGCCGATG aaaCCTCATGGACCTCACACTCTGGGTCCTGTTCATCCAG CTCTGCACAACCGGACACATCCTGAATTTCCTTCACTCAAAAGCCCAGGTTTCCCCGGAGCTCCACGCACTTCCTTTG CGCCACCTGAGAGCCAGAAGGAAACTTTACCTCTTCCCGGCTCTGCTGAGCCTAAATGGCCTCATGTGTCACTCG ACAAAGGAAACTCTGTTAAAAACGACACCAACCGTCCGGTGGatcctcctccttctgcccTCCCCCGACTCCTGCCCACCAAAGCCCCTTCCGCCAACACCACAGCCTCCCCTGTTACTAAATTACCCTCACATGGTGACTCGCTTCAGGGGCAGACTGCTAAGGCACCCTCTAATGCACCTGAGAAGCCTCATAACCCTGCTG cttTTGGCAAATCACAGGATGGATCATCGCTGCTGAGAACAGCTCTGGCCAATGAGAGGGCTAAAACTAACAGCTGGG GTCAAGGGAGCAAAAGAAATCCCAGCCCGTCGCTGCCTTTGCAGCCCTACAACCCGGCAGCTACCACGGTTATCAGATCCATGAGGCCTGCATCAAGAATCCCCCCCTTTCCCTTCTCTAACGGCTTCAGACAGCCCCACTCTTCCTCTAGACCCAGTAACTCATCCCCGACCTCCGGGATACTCGGGG TCAACAACTCACTGCTGGAGGACAAGAAGTCTGAGTTCCCCGATGTGTTTGGTCGTGCGGGTCCCACCGTGGAAGAGCGGTTCTATG GATCCCCGGCTCACCCAACGATCAACAAGAGGCCCAACATGGTGGGAAAACCCGGAGAAACAG TGAAGGTGAGCAGCTTTAAGCAGACAGACAAGCTGCCAGTCCACAAACACAATGTCCCACCAGCAACCGCCAAGCCAACCAAACAGGAGCGGAGACAGACCACAACTGTTCCACCCACAACAGCTG CGACCCGACAGGAAACCTGGGAGGACTCAGACCTGTTCAAATCACAGCCAACCTCTGATGTCGACGCCATGGGCAAGAAACGCTACGTGG CGCCTCACGTCATCTACCAAACAGGAAAGAAACCGGACGAGCCTTgctccatcacctcctccctcaACTACTTTCCTGAAGACGAACCAGGCGAAACAAACGTGACAGCTCCACCCAAGAGCCCGCCCTCCAACCTCACTGTAGTAACGGTGGAGGGATGCCCGTCCTTCATCATCCTGGACTGGGAGAAAACTGACAATGTCACCACAG AGTATGAAGTCATCTCCACCGCTAAAGGACCTGATGGCGAGCAGGTGTCCATCCTGACCACCAACCAGACTCACACTACCGTGGAGAACCTCAAACCtgagagcag TTACGAGTTCAAGGTGAAGCCAAAGAACGAGCTGGGTGCAGGTCCTCCCAGTGAACCGGTGTCCTTCAACACAGAGTCCG CGGATCCTCGGGTCAGCGAGAACGTTTCAG GTAAAGACGCCATCTGGACTCAGTTCCCCTTTAAGACGGACTCGTACTCTGACTGCCACGGTAAACAGTACGTGAAGAGGACCTGGTACCGCAAGTTTGTGGGCGTCCAGCTGTGTAACTCACTCAGGTACAAGATCTACCTGAGCGACTCGCTCAACG GTAAATTCTACAACATCGGAGATCAGACCGGCTTCGGCGAGGATCACTGTCAGTTCGTCGATTCCTTCCTGGATGGAAGGACAGGCCGGCAGCTGAGAGCCGACCAGCTACTGTCCAGACCCG GTTTCTACAGAGCCGTGCGTCAGGAGCCCGTCCACTTTGGCCAGATTGGAGGACACTCCCACGTCAACTACGTCTCATGGTACGAGTGTGGAACGCCCATCCCTGGCAAATGGTAG
- the LOC121177865 gene encoding target of Nesh-SH3-like isoform X16 yields the protein MASIALLLRVLLLLLGASVLFSGVPAQRIRVRRQNMKVRINATGDTIVMKFVRPSPDVKLEGYILGYGSSMFSKQFIQLPENGQPYETEMDAEPKYLVAVQPIPVNDVKKHCTGKVNLERPLHLVIGSISPTAVLLSWGNYLKTPYEGNIMNECLEDGFYTIRYRERNRKWIYQTCPTSDTVIDNLKPNTPYEFGVRSNKDDRSGTWSKPVIHNTNMGNKNAQKYKLRNSLIKPMKPHGPHTLGPVHPALHNRTHPEFPSLKSPGFPGAPRTSFVNGQPRRGMSPPKPALWSRPRLVNNSLLEDKKSEFPDVFGRAGPTVEERFYGSPAHPTINKRPNMVGKPGETVKVSSFKQTDKLPVHKHNVPPATAKPTKQERRQTTTVPPTTAATRQETWEDSDLFKSQPTSDVDAMGKKRYVAPHVIYQTGKKPDEPCSITSSLNYFPEDEPGETNVTAPPKSPPSNLTVVTVEGCPSFIILDWEKTDNVTTEYEVISTAKGPDGEQVSILTTNQTHTTVENLKPESSYEFKVKPKNELGAGPPSEPVSFNTESADPRVSENVSGKDAIWTQFPFKTDSYSDCHGKQYVKRTWYRKFVGVQLCNSLRYKIYLSDSLNGKFYNIGDQTGFGEDHCQFVDSFLDGRTGRQLRADQLLSRPGFYRAVRQEPVHFGQIGGHSHVNYVSWYECGTPIPGKW from the exons ATGGCGAGCATCGCTCTTCTCCTGCGagtcctcctcctgctgctcggAGCGTCGGTTCTCTTCAGCGGCGTCCCTGCACAGAGGATCAGAG TTCGGCGTCAGAACATGAAGGTTCGGATCAACGCCACCGGCGACACCATCGTGATGAAGTTTGTGCGTCCGAGTCCTGACGTGAAGCTGGAGGGTTATATTCTGGGATACGGCAGCAGCATGTTCTCCAAACAGTTCATCCAGCTGCCAGAGAATGGACAGCCCTACGAGACGGAGATGG ACGCAGAGCCCAAGTACCTGGTGGCTGTGCAGCCAATCCCTGTCAACGATGTGAAGAAACACTGCACAG GTAAGGTGAACCTGGAGAGGCCGCTCCACCTGGTAATTGGCTCCATCAGCCCGACGGCAGTGCTGCTGTCCTGGGGAAACTACCTGAAAACGCCCTACGAAGGGAACATCATGAACGAGTGTCTGGAGGACGG GTTTTACACCATCCGCTacagggagagaaacaggaagtggatttACCAGACCTGCCCGACCAGCGACACGGTCATCGACAACCTGAAACCCAATACGCCGTACGAGTTCGGTGTGCGATCGAACAAGGACGACCGCAGTGGCACGTGGAGCAAACCGGTCATCCACAACACCAACATGGGCA ataaaaatgCACAGAAGTACAAGCTGAGAAACTCTCTCATCAAGCCGATG aaaCCTCATGGACCTCACACTCTGGGTCCTGTTCATCCAG CTCTGCACAACCGGACACATCCTGAATTTCCTTCACTCAAAAGCCCAGGTTTCCCCGGAGCTCCACGCACTTCCTTTG TAAATGGACAGCCACGCCGGGGCATGTCCCCGCCTAAACCAGCCTTATGGTCCAGACCTCgactgg TCAACAACTCACTGCTGGAGGACAAGAAGTCTGAGTTCCCCGATGTGTTTGGTCGTGCGGGTCCCACCGTGGAAGAGCGGTTCTATG GATCCCCGGCTCACCCAACGATCAACAAGAGGCCCAACATGGTGGGAAAACCCGGAGAAACAG TGAAGGTGAGCAGCTTTAAGCAGACAGACAAGCTGCCAGTCCACAAACACAATGTCCCACCAGCAACCGCCAAGCCAACCAAACAGGAGCGGAGACAGACCACAACTGTTCCACCCACAACAGCTG CGACCCGACAGGAAACCTGGGAGGACTCAGACCTGTTCAAATCACAGCCAACCTCTGATGTCGACGCCATGGGCAAGAAACGCTACGTGG CGCCTCACGTCATCTACCAAACAGGAAAGAAACCGGACGAGCCTTgctccatcacctcctccctcaACTACTTTCCTGAAGACGAACCAGGCGAAACAAACGTGACAGCTCCACCCAAGAGCCCGCCCTCCAACCTCACTGTAGTAACGGTGGAGGGATGCCCGTCCTTCATCATCCTGGACTGGGAGAAAACTGACAATGTCACCACAG AGTATGAAGTCATCTCCACCGCTAAAGGACCTGATGGCGAGCAGGTGTCCATCCTGACCACCAACCAGACTCACACTACCGTGGAGAACCTCAAACCtgagagcag TTACGAGTTCAAGGTGAAGCCAAAGAACGAGCTGGGTGCAGGTCCTCCCAGTGAACCGGTGTCCTTCAACACAGAGTCCG CGGATCCTCGGGTCAGCGAGAACGTTTCAG GTAAAGACGCCATCTGGACTCAGTTCCCCTTTAAGACGGACTCGTACTCTGACTGCCACGGTAAACAGTACGTGAAGAGGACCTGGTACCGCAAGTTTGTGGGCGTCCAGCTGTGTAACTCACTCAGGTACAAGATCTACCTGAGCGACTCGCTCAACG GTAAATTCTACAACATCGGAGATCAGACCGGCTTCGGCGAGGATCACTGTCAGTTCGTCGATTCCTTCCTGGATGGAAGGACAGGCCGGCAGCTGAGAGCCGACCAGCTACTGTCCAGACCCG GTTTCTACAGAGCCGTGCGTCAGGAGCCCGTCCACTTTGGCCAGATTGGAGGACACTCCCACGTCAACTACGTCTCATGGTACGAGTGTGGAACGCCCATCCCTGGCAAATGGTAG